Genomic DNA from Pseudomonadota bacterium:
TACCGCGCCCTCCCCGGCGATCTCACCACCGCCAGCACCCAACTCGATACCGCCCTTGCAAATGGCGACGGCAACGGCAAGGTCAACAGCGCTCAGGAAGTGGCGCTGGTGTGGCAACACCTCGCCAGCGGCGGCTTCATTTCCGGTCGCTTCGACGGCAATGCCGAGAGCGCGGGCACAACAGGAGACACCGAGTGCGCCGCCAGCACGTGCCCACAGAACCCCTACGGCGGTTTCTTCAAACTCAGCAGTGGCACCGACGGTACGGGTACGGTGCATCTCATCACCGGCGCCAACATCTCACCCGCCGCTCTGCTGCAGCTGGATCTGAAAATCGACGATGGTGACCCGGACACGGGGGCGTTCATCAGCTTCCCCGCCGATGACGCGTGCACCAGCGACGGCGCCTGGAAAGTGGACGCCGCATCGGCAAGCTGCAGTGGTGCGTGGATCGGCTTCTGATGGGCTCCGGTCACACCGGCGCGTCGCGAACCGGCGCCGGCGTCACCCCGCCAACAGGCTCGCTCCACCGACGAAATGCACGATCGCCGTGGCCTTGTAGACGAGCGACAACGTGGCGTGGTGGCCCGCCGCGACATCGGGCCGCCGGTTGGAAACCACAAGCGGTGTGTCGTGAGAGGGCTCGATTCGGTGACGCGCCGACCGAATCGAGTCCTCGCGCAACTCGGCGTCGACATCGTGCTGGATCGCGTCCTTCGCCGCCTGCCACTCGTGCTGGTCGATGTCGCCGTCGGCATTCGCATCAAAGCGCGCAAGCAGCTCACGACGGTTGGCCTTCAACGCGCGCAAGCGGTCCAGCCAGCGCGCCTTGCGCACCTCGGCGCCCGTGTCCGGGCGGTGGCTCGAAAACCGACCCAACACGTAAACCGGCGCACCCGGGCGCAGGTACTGCACGGTGTAGATGCTGTTGCCGATGCGCTCCTCCCAGACGTCAGCGCTCAGGCAGTGGACGCGTCCCGGCGCGGTGCGAACCACGCAGTGACCGCTCGGGTCTTCAATGACGAAGCCGGCGGGCATGTCCGACGCGGTGGGCAAGTCGCCGTAGCCGCCGACCCACTCCGTGAGGCTCGCGAACACGCTGCGGTTCCGACGCACCTCGACCACGCTCACGGCAAACCACACACACTCGGGCATGCCGCGAAATGGCCGGTGCTGGACACCCTCCCGCGCCCGCGCTACACCCTGCACCGCTACGTGGCCTTGTGCCGCAGTTGCAATTGCTGTTGTGGGGGTGTCGGTGATGAGGTGCGCTTTGCGACGGTGCTGCGTGCCCCGCAGCAAGTAGAAGCCAGCGACACCGAGCGCAACCAGCCCGACCACAACCGACCAGCCTGCATAGGGCAGGATGACCATCACACGGGCCTGCAGGGCTACGTAGACCGCCGCGGCGACCGCCGCGCTGCCGCCCACCCGCGCGACCTCACGGCGCAGCATGCGCGAGGCCGACTGACCCGACCGCAGAACCGCCGCGACATCGACGTCCCCGGCGACACCGAGCAGCTCCTTCATGAGGCGCGCCGAATGTCCTCAACCGGGTTGAAGAGCGTGGCCACGTTGACATCGGCCTTCTTGGCCTCGGGCACCACCAGCAAGTCGGCAGAGACGAACGCGAAAGCGCGCGCCACGATCACGGCCGGAAACTCGGCGATGGCGATGTTGTTCGCGTTCACCGACGCGTTGTAGAACTCGCGCCGGTCGGCGATGCTGTCTTCGAGCGTGCTGACCCGACTCTGCAAGTGGGTGAAGGACTCGTCGGCCTTCAACTCCGGGTAGTTCTCAGCGAGCGCAAACAGCCCGCCGAGACTCGAGCCCAACAGCGCCTCTGCGGCCCCGAGCGCGCCGACATCGCCCCGTTCACGCGCCTGCTCCACACCCGCGCGCGCATTGACCACGGCTTCGAGTGTGTCGCGTTCGTACGCCATGTATTGCTGACAGGTCGCCACCAGGTTCGGCAGCTCGTCGTGGCGCTGTTGCAGCAGCACGTCGATGTTGCTCCAGGCCTCCGACACATTGTGCTTGACGCGAACCAAGCGGTTGTAGATCTGGACCAGCCAGATCAACGCAACGGCGACGATGGCGCCGATCAACAGAGTGGAAATGTCCATGGAACTGCCTCGATTCGAACGGGTTGCACGCCGTGGCCGGTGTTTCCGTGGAAAGACCGCCACTCAGGGCATGTAACGGTCGCCGTGGGCGCTTTTTGAGCGCGGTCGGGCGCATTCGACGTGGGCAAAGCGCAGACTGTGACGCAGTTCACACTGAGGTGGCTCGCAGACCTCAGAGATCGAGCTCGCTGATCTTTCGCGTCAGGGTGTTACGGCCCCAGCCCAACAAGCGGGCGGCATCCTGGCGCCGGCCACCGGTCGCCGTGAGTGCCGCGCCGATCAGCGTGCGTTCGAGCGACTTGGTCGCGTCGGTCATCAGGCCGGTCTGCCCGTTGGACAGCGCGCCATCGGCCCACTGCCTGAGCAGGGTTGTCCAGTCACCGGCTGTGGTGGTGTCGTCGGTGTCCGGGTTGCGCAGGGTGTCCGGCAGGTCGGAAATGTGCAATTCACGGCCGCTGGCCATCACTGTAAGCCAGTGGGCGGTGTTTTCGAGTTGGCGCACATTGCCCGGCCAGGACAAGCGGGACAGGTAATCCAACACCTCCTGCGTCGGTTGCTTCCGGGTCACGCCGAGTTCGGTGGCCGAGTGCGTGAGAAAGTGTTCGAGCAACAGCGGGATGTCCTCACGCCGCTCACGCAGGGGGGGGACCCGCAAGCGGATCACGTTCAGCCGGTGGAACAGGTCTTCGCGAAATTCGCCGTTCGCAACCCGGGTTTCCAGGTCCTGGTGCGTCGCCGCGACGATCCGGACGTCCGCTTGCAGCGGCCGCGCCCCGCCCACGCGAAAGAACTCGCCGTCGGACAGTACACGCAGGAGCCGGGTCTGCAAATCACTCGGCATATCGCCGATTTCATCGAGGAACAGCGTGCCGCCGTTCGCCTGTTCAAAACGCCCAATGCGCTGGGTTTGCGCACCGGTAAAGGCACCCCGCTCGTGCCCAAACAGCTCGGACTCCATCAACTCGCGGGGAATGGCCGCCATGTTCAAAGCGATAAACGGGCTGGCAGCCCGCGGGCTGTGACGGTGGAGGGCGCGGGCGATGAGCTCCTTGCCCGTGCCCGACTCACCGTTGATGAGCACGGTGATGTTGGAGCGGGACAGCCGCCCGATGGCACGAAAGACATCCTGCATGGCGGACGCCGCGCCGATGATGTCGGTCAGCGTGTCAGGGGTGGCATCTTCGGCCACCGCCGTGTGCCGACTGGACCGGCTGTGGGCCGCTGCGCGCTGCGCCAGCTCGACCGCGGCGTCGATGTCGAACGGTTTGGGTAAGTAGTCGAAGGCACCGCCCTCGTAGGCGTTGACCGCGCTGTCGAGGTCCGAGTGGGCGGTCATGACAATCACGGGCAGGTCGCTGTGCATACCTTGCACCGTCCGCATGAAGCTGATCCCGTCCATACCGGGCATGCGCACGTCGGTGATGATTGCGTCCGGGAGTGCCGGCGACGCATCGAGCTGGTCGATGACTTCTTCACCGTGCTCGAATGTGCGCACACTGATGTCCGCCTTCTCCAGTGCGCGCGACAACACCCAACGGATTGACCGGTCGTCGTCGACGACCCAAACGGTGTCAGCGCTCATGCATCCGACTCCAGAGGTAAATATAGTGAAAAGACCGTGTTGCCGGGCACGGAGTGGCATTCGATCAGGCCACCGTGTCGCCCGATCAAGGACTGCGCTATGGGCAACCCGAGTCCGGTGCCGTCTGCACGGCCGGTGATCAACGGCAAGAACAAGGTGTCGGCGATCTCTGGCGGCACGCCGGAGCCGGTGTCGCACACCTGGATGACACCGACGAGCCGGTGCACCGAGGACCCGATGGTGAAGTTCTGCACCACCCGGGTTCGCAGGGTCAGGACGCCCGCCTCACCGATCGCCTGCAGGGCGTTGAGTCCGACGTTCAGCAGGGCTTGCACCAGCCACTCGCGGTCGCCGTTCAACGGCGGCAGCGAGGGGTCGTAGTCGCGTTCGATTTCGACCTGTTCGGACGCTTCGGATTCGAGCAGCGGCAACACGTACTCGGTGACCTGATGCAGGTTCAGCGGCGCGAGGTTGGGCCGGTCGGCCGGCCCCGACAACCGATCGATCAGGCGCTGCAGACGGTCTGCCTCGTCGATGATGATGCGCGTGTATTCCTTCAGGCCGTCTTCGTCGAGCTCGCGCTCGAGCAACTGTGCCGCACCGCGAAGCCCACCGAGGGGGTTCTTCACCTCGTGCGCGAGGCCGCGAAGCAACAGCCGGCTCGACTCGGACTGCGCCAGCAACGCATCCTCGCGCGCGATGCGCAATTGCCGATCGAGCGAGCTGATTTCGAGCAACACACCGCTGTCGAGCAGCGGTGCAGCGCGCACATCGGCAATCACACGGCCACCGTGGCGCAATTCGAGGGGGGTTTCGCGCTCGGTCAGCGGTTGGCCGGTTGCCGCCGACTCTTCGAGGTGGGCAACCACCTTGTCCGGCATGCCGAGCAACGCAATGACAGGCTGGCCCATGGCCATACGCATGCTGATCGACAACAGCTCTTCTGCCGCAGAATTCATCGATTCCACGACCAGGTCGTGCGAGAGCTGCAGCACAGCCGTGCCGAGTGCATCGAGCACCGCCACCGTGTCCCACTCACGCAAGTCAACCATCCGTTGCCAGCCATTCAATCATCGCATGTCCGTTATGGTGCGATTTTTGGACCGTCTGGCCGAATTGGAATTTTTTATATCTATTTCAATGAGTTGTAGAAAAACCAACGCGGAAATTCGCGTGTTTCAGCCGTTCAGACGATTCGCGATGCACTCTATAGGTGCATTTTGCGCCCCAATAGGGTGCGCATCAAGGCCGTCAGGCTGAGGTCAATCGGTGTTCGGGAAGGCTTCTGCGGGCACGGCCGTCTCCGGTCGCACGGCATCGGTGACGCTGGGGTGCATCAGTCCGGACTGGCGGTTGATGATGCTCGGCCGCAAGACATGCACCGTGCGCTCTCCGCTGGTGGCAACGCGCTGGTCGGCGCCATCCCGCACATCCACGCGCAAGGTGTGCGAGCCGCGGTCGACGCCCTGCAGTGTCAACACGTTGGCACGTCCACGCGCCAGTTCGCGCCCGTCCAGAAGCACCGCCAATTCCTGATCCGCACCGAGCCCGGGCGACACCGAGACGGTGACCTGAAGCGCACCGCCGCCACTCCAATAGGCTTCGCCTGCGGTCGGTGACAGGATTTCGACATCGGGCACCACGGCCGAGACCTCCTGAGCCTCGGGCGCAACCGTCGCGCCAGACTCGCTCCCCCAACTGACCCAGGTGCCGTCTGACGCCGCGTCTTCGTCGGACACGTCGGGCTCAGCCTGACGCAACGCCGGCAACACGGTGAGGTTGTCCGGCAGCACCACCTCCGTCGCCTGTGTGCCCTGGGGCTCGTCGGTGTAGACCAGGTTGCCGTCGGCGTCGCGGTAGCTGTACACGGTGGCCAACGCCTGCCCGCTGATCATTGCAAGCACTATCAGGCTGAATTTCATGGGCAGGGCTTCCGGGTTACGCGGGTGTGTTGCCACTTTAGGTGCAAAAAAAACGCCCGCACAGTCGCGGGCGTTCGCTTTTTCTGCGCGGGCAGCGCATACGCCGCCGCCCGCAACAGGCGGCTTACACGCTGTAGTACAGCTCGTACTCTTTGGGGTGCACCTGCAAGCTCATCTCGGTGACCTCCTCCTGCTTGAGGTCGATGTAGGCGTTGATCATGTCGTCGCTCATGACGCCGCCGGCGGTCAGAAAGCCGCGGTCCTGGTCAAGCGCCTCCAGCGCGTCACCGAGGCTGCGCGCCACCTGGGGAATCGCCTTTTCCTCCTCGGGCGGCAGGTCGTAGAGGTCCTTGTCCATCGCGTCGCCCGGATTGATCTGATTCTTGATCCCGTCGAGTCCCGCCATCATCAGGGCCGTGAAGCACAGATAGGGGTTGGCCGTGGGGTCCGGGAAGCGGACTTCGATGCGCCGGCCTTTCGGGCTGGAGACGTAGGGGATGCGAATCGACGCCGAGCGGTTGCGTGCAGAGTAGGCCAGCATCACAGGGGCCTCGAAGCCCGGCACCAGGCGTTTGTAGCTGTTGACCGATGCGTTGGCAAAGGCGTTGATGGCCTTGGCGTGCGCGATCACCCCGCCGATGTAGTAGAGCGCGGTCTGCGAGAGGCCACCGTAGAGGTCGCCGGCAAAGATGTTCTCGCCACCGAGCGACAGCGACTGGTGCACATGCATGCCACTGCCGTTGTCGCCGACCAGAGGCTTGGGCATGAAGGTGGCGGTCTTGCCGTACTGGTGCGCCACGTTGTGCACAACGTACTTCAGCACCTGGTTCTGGTCAGCGCGCCGCACCAGTGTGTTGAACTTGGTGCCGATTTCGCACTGCCCACCGGTCGCCACTTCGTGGTGGTGGACTTCCACATCCAGGCCCATCTGCTCGAGCACCACGCACATCGCCGCGCGCATGTCGTAGAGCGAGTCGACGGGTGGCACCGGGAAATAACCGCCCTTGATGCCAGGCCGGTGCCCATAGTTACCTTCCTCGTAGGTCTTTGCCGTGTTGGTGCAGAGCTCGACAGAATCGATCTTCGCGAAGGTGTCGCCGATCCGTGTGCCGAAACGCACGTCGTCGAACACGAAAAATTCCGGCTCCGGCCCGAAGTAAGCGGTGTCGGCGATGCCCGTTGACTGCAGGTACGCCTCGGCGCGCTTGGCCACCGATCGGGGGCACCGCTCGTACCCCTGCAAGGTCGACGGCTCGATGATGTCGCACCGCAAGTTGAGCGTCGGCTCCTCGGTAAACGGGTCCATGACCGCAGAGCTTGCGTCCGGCAACATGATCATGTCCGACGCCTGAATGCCTTTCCAGCCGGATATCGAAGAACCGTCAAACATCTGCCCGTCCTCGAACAGGTCCTCGTCAACCACCGAGGCCGGCACTGACACATGCTGTTCCTTACCCCGCGTATCGGTGAACCGCAGATCAACGAAGCGCACGTCGTTGTCACGTATGAGGTCGATGACCTCGCTACCAATCTCAACCATGGGGGTCTTGTCTCCTGAATCGTGAAGCGTGGGAAAGGCGGTTAGTCGCGCCACGCAAGTGGTGGTAACGCGCGGGTCGCGCGGGCACCACAGAGGAGCGTAGTGCCCAGACGACGTCACAACACGCCGGAGCAGGTTGTGTACCAGCTTTCTGAATCGGCTTTTTCTGCTTTTTCAATGCGTTATTGACTGGCACACGCGCCATGCACTGCTGCTGTGCGGAAAAGTCTGAAATGCACCTCTTTGGTGCAATCCGTGTAAATTCAACGGATTCACCTGGCCCTCCGGCAGCCGATTGGCGCGGTTGGCGACGACCCGAGAAAAAAGTCTACCGCCCCACCTGTCACCTCCGAGAGCGAGTTGCACTGAGAAATCGCGGTTGCCGACACGAGGCGGGGCACGGCGACGTGTGAACGCACGAGGACGGGGGAACCACCGCACTGCGCCGGGCGCGTGACGAAGCGCATGCCACCAGAGTTTCGCTAAGTCTCTGTATCAAAACATTTTATCTACCAGTACCAGAAACAGACCAGTACCGGGTTAACACAAATGAAGGACGAGCCGGCCGGGGACGGAGCTGCGTTTTTTCGGGAAATTCGCGGGTGAGTGCGAGAGAAAGCGTGCCGTGAAAACCGGCGCCACGTCACATCACGTCAACGCGGTTGCTGCATTCCGACGGAATCTGGCAGACTTGATCTGTTGTGCCTGAATGAAATGCCCACGGGCTGCTTCATTTTGGTGCAGAGCGCACACAGACTGTATCGCACATCACCAGCGGACCGCCACCCGAATCGGGTGACGGCGCAGCCCCGAACACGGCTGACAGCGCTCGCTGGCGACGGGATACCGGATTTCACTCGATGATCATTGGAGAAACGCGATCATGAAAAGCAAGCTAGAGTACATCTGGCTCGACGGCTACAAGCCGACTCAAAGCCTCCGCAGCAAGACGATGGTCAGAAATGACTTCAGCGGAAACCTCGAAGACTGCCCCGTGTGGTCCTTCGACGGCAGCTCGACCGAGCAGGCCGAGGGCAACGATTCAGACTGCCTGCTGAAGCCGGTAGCGATCATTCCCGACCCGGATCGCAAGAACAGCTACCTCGTCATGACCGAGGTGCTCAACGCCGATGGCACACCGCACGAATCCAACGGCCGCGCCACCATCGAAGAAGACGACGACGATTTCTGGTTCGGTTTCGAGCAGGAGTATTTCCTGATGAACACCGAGACCAAACTGCCGCTCGGCTTCCCGGCCAATGGCTACCCCGGGCCGCAAGGTCCCTACTACTGCTCCGTCGGTGGCGCCAACGCATTTGGCCGTGAAATCATCGAAGAGCACCTGGACATGTGCCTCGAGGCTGGCCTGAACGTCGAAGGCATCAACGCCGAAGTGGCCGCTGGCCAGTGGGAATTCCAGATCTTCGCCAAGGGCGCGAAGCGCGCCGGTGATGAAATCTGGCTCGCGCGTTACCTGATCGAGCGCACCGCCGAGAAATACGGCGTCTCGGTCGACTGGCACCCCAAACCGCTCGGCGACACCGACTGGAACGGCTCGGGCATGCACGCCAACTTCTCGAACGGCGCCATGCGCACCGCGGGCAGCGAAGACGTGTTCAACAAGATCTGTGAAGGCTTTGGACGCAACATCGAACGCCACATCAGCGTCTATGGCGCGGACAACGACCAGCGCCTGACCGGCAAGCACGAGACCCAGGCGATCGACCAGTTCAGCTACGGCGTCTCGGACCGCGGCGCGTCCATCCGCATTCCGGTTGGTACCATCGAAGACGGCTGGAAAGGCCGCCTCGAAGACCGCCGTCCGGCGTCCAA
This window encodes:
- a CDS encoding prepilin-type N-terminal cleavage/methylation domain-containing protein, which gives rise to MKTQRGFTLIEIALVLVVVGLILGGVLKGQSVIENARVRSLANQIHGINAAWYAFIDRYRALPGDLTTASTQLDTALANGDGNGKVNSAQEVALVWQHLASGGFISGRFDGNAESAGTTGDTECAASTCPQNPYGGFFKLSSGTDGTGTVHLITGANISPAALLQLDLKIDDGDPDTGAFISFPADDACTSDGAWKVDAASASCSGAWIGF
- a CDS encoding LemA family protein, whose translation is MDISTLLIGAIVAVALIWLVQIYNRLVRVKHNVSEAWSNIDVLLQQRHDELPNLVATCQQYMAYERDTLEAVVNARAGVEQARERGDVGALGAAEALLGSSLGGLFALAENYPELKADESFTHLQSRVSTLEDSIADRREFYNASVNANNIAIAEFPAVIVARAFAFVSADLLVVPEAKKADVNVATLFNPVEDIRRAS
- the ntrC gene encoding nitrogen regulation protein NR(I), producing the protein MSADTVWVVDDDRSIRWVLSRALEKADISVRTFEHGEEVIDQLDASPALPDAIITDVRMPGMDGISFMRTVQGMHSDLPVIVMTAHSDLDSAVNAYEGGAFDYLPKPFDIDAAVELAQRAAAHSRSSRHTAVAEDATPDTLTDIIGAASAMQDVFRAIGRLSRSNITVLINGESGTGKELIARALHRHSPRAASPFIALNMAAIPRELMESELFGHERGAFTGAQTQRIGRFEQANGGTLFLDEIGDMPSDLQTRLLRVLSDGEFFRVGGARPLQADVRIVAATHQDLETRVANGEFREDLFHRLNVIRLRVPPLRERREDIPLLLEHFLTHSATELGVTRKQPTQEVLDYLSRLSWPGNVRQLENTAHWLTVMASGRELHISDLPDTLRNPDTDDTTTAGDWTTLLRQWADGALSNGQTGLMTDATKSLERTLIGAALTATGGRRQDAARLLGWGRNTLTRKISELDL
- the glnL gene encoding nitrogen regulation protein NR(II), with the translated sequence MVDLREWDTVAVLDALGTAVLQLSHDLVVESMNSAAEELLSISMRMAMGQPVIALLGMPDKVVAHLEESAATGQPLTERETPLELRHGGRVIADVRAAPLLDSGVLLEISSLDRQLRIAREDALLAQSESSRLLLRGLAHEVKNPLGGLRGAAQLLERELDEDGLKEYTRIIIDEADRLQRLIDRLSGPADRPNLAPLNLHQVTEYVLPLLESEASEQVEIERDYDPSLPPLNGDREWLVQALLNVGLNALQAIGEAGVLTLRTRVVQNFTIGSSVHRLVGVIQVCDTGSGVPPEIADTLFLPLITGRADGTGLGLPIAQSLIGRHGGLIECHSVPGNTVFSLYLPLESDA
- a CDS encoding DUF4124 domain-containing protein translates to MKFSLIVLAMISGQALATVYSYRDADGNLVYTDEPQGTQATEVVLPDNLTVLPALRQAEPDVSDEDAASDGTWVSWGSESGATVAPEAQEVSAVVPDVEILSPTAGEAYWSGGGALQVTVSVSPGLGADQELAVLLDGRELARGRANVLTLQGVDRGSHTLRVDVRDGADQRVATSGERTVHVLRPSIINRQSGLMHPSVTDAVRPETAVPAEAFPNTD
- the glnA gene encoding glutamate--ammonia ligase, translated to MVEIGSEVIDLIRDNDVRFVDLRFTDTRGKEQHVSVPASVVDEDLFEDGQMFDGSSISGWKGIQASDMIMLPDASSAVMDPFTEEPTLNLRCDIIEPSTLQGYERCPRSVAKRAEAYLQSTGIADTAYFGPEPEFFVFDDVRFGTRIGDTFAKIDSVELCTNTAKTYEEGNYGHRPGIKGGYFPVPPVDSLYDMRAAMCVVLEQMGLDVEVHHHEVATGGQCEIGTKFNTLVRRADQNQVLKYVVHNVAHQYGKTATFMPKPLVGDNGSGMHVHQSLSLGGENIFAGDLYGGLSQTALYYIGGVIAHAKAINAFANASVNSYKRLVPGFEAPVMLAYSARNRSASIRIPYVSSPKGRRIEVRFPDPTANPYLCFTALMMAGLDGIKNQINPGDAMDKDLYDLPPEEEKAIPQVARSLGDALEALDQDRGFLTAGGVMSDDMINAYIDLKQEEVTEMSLQVHPKEYELYYSV
- a CDS encoding glutamine synthetase beta-grasp domain-containing protein: MMKSKLEYIWLDGYKPTQSLRSKTMVRNDFSGNLEDCPVWSFDGSSTEQAEGNDSDCLLKPVAIIPDPDRKNSYLVMTEVLNADGTPHESNGRATIEEDDDDFWFGFEQEYFLMNTETKLPLGFPANGYPGPQGPYYCSVGGANAFGREIIEEHLDMCLEAGLNVEGINAEVAAGQWEFQIFAKGAKRAGDEIWLARYLIERTAEKYGVSVDWHPKPLGDTDWNGSGMHANFSNGAMRTAGSEDVFNKICEGFGRNIERHISVYGADNDQRLTGKHETQAIDQFSYGVSDRGASIRIPVGTIEDGWKGRLEDRRPASNADPYKVAAAIIKTSTEALS